The window AAATTTTATATATAATAAAAAAAAAACTGATTTAATTATTTTAAAAAAATAATATTTTTATATATTTTTTAAAAAAATGGAGAATTATGCCTAAAATTTTTTTTTACCCTCATAAAATTTTATTACCTATAGGAATAACTGTAATTTCAGTTCCAGGAAAAAGCATTTTAGATATAGCATTAGAAAATAAAATTAATATTGAACATGCATGTGAAAAATCATGTGCATGTTGTACATGTCATTGTATTATTAGAAAAGGATTTAATTCATTATCTATTTGTCAAGAAAAAGAAGAAGATCTATTAGATAAAGCTTGGGGATTAGAAAAATATAGTCGATTAGCATGTCAAGCTAAAATAGGTATTTCGGATATTTCTGTTGAAATTCCTTTATACACTCTTAAT of the Buchnera aphidicola (Nippolachnus piri) genome contains:
- the fdx gene encoding ISC system 2Fe-2S type ferredoxin, with translation MPKIFFYPHKILLPIGITVISVPGKSILDIALENKINIEHACEKSCACCTCHCIIRKGFNSLSICQEKEEDLLDKAWGLEKYSRLACQAKIGISDISVEIPLYTLNQES